A single genomic interval of Chitinophaga sp. 180180018-3 harbors:
- a CDS encoding phosphatase PAP2 family protein codes for MKQFVDVCQRLKVFLIVFLAIVICILIARIFFVSRTTAFFFINGLHTPAGDKVFPYITDLGSVSAAVLISLLLLAIRRRAGLVMATAYIFTSIISFSLKTLVGFPRPHRYFADRLLQIYFVPGVTVLDNFRSFPSGHSVCAFTAATVLAYYAKNKYLSLVYLLLAMLVAYSRMYMSQHFLEDVTAGALLGVFATMVWISLMNRWFARPSR; via the coding sequence TGCCAGCGGCTGAAGGTTTTTCTTATTGTATTTCTGGCAATAGTGATTTGTATATTAATTGCCCGGATCTTTTTTGTAAGCAGAACCACCGCATTTTTCTTCATCAACGGGTTGCATACACCGGCGGGAGACAAGGTATTCCCGTATATCACAGATTTGGGAAGTGTATCAGCGGCCGTGCTGATCTCTCTCTTATTGCTGGCGATCCGCCGGCGTGCCGGTCTGGTGATGGCTACGGCATATATATTCACGTCGATCATTAGTTTCAGTTTGAAAACCCTGGTAGGGTTTCCGCGCCCGCACCGGTATTTTGCAGATCGTTTATTGCAGATCTATTTTGTACCGGGGGTTACTGTATTGGATAATTTCCGGAGTTTCCCTTCCGGTCACAGTGTGTGCGCATTTACGGCGGCTACGGTGTTGGCGTATTACGCAAAAAATAAATACCTCTCGCTGGTATACCTCTTGCTGGCCATGCTGGTGGCTTATTCACGGATGTATATGAGCCAGCATTTCCTGGAAGATGTTACAGCGGGCGCACTGCTCGGTGTATTCGCAACCATGGTCTGGATCAGTCTGATGAACAGATGGTTTGCGAGGCCGTCACGTTAA